A portion of the Stigmatella aurantiaca DW4/3-1 genome contains these proteins:
- a CDS encoding DUF7151 family protein, whose amino-acid sequence MSQPWRFRRSAVTGFILALTSCVSPSDHGTDGKDASVRLTPEPPGARCPQGGTAIQTGLDDNGDGVLNDSEVQQTSFVCSGGSNPSGQMSLVKLLPEESSTRCASGGIAVLSGLDSNADGLQNDSEVTSTQYLCNSSDGLNGSAYVVKMLPESAGSNCPAGGTSILGGIDVNTDGQLSSPEVTTKQYVCQSVTSLTGAQALIRLDVEPSGANCSQGGTAVKSGLDLNANGKLDVDEVSNTTFVCNGLPGRNGKNALVRLDSEPAGSTCAYGGTSVKSGLDSNGDGTLSNQEVQTTQFICSSANLFRTKWASNPAGTYASGEISNVWVPAGRRISLYKTSDTSRIKITVSDGFRVGANYAAAGAGTYSVRMNGSGMGCDAQQYNWNASSWLQDYHMPFANVCLTEQLPKGLYEFEVWAIASGGTSYVGAGTDRALLLAEELDAPHPYAFSKAGGDTSATGTAYVKATGREVTFVKQTASTLLKVTLADTLRVGYNQNGGWGTVMLWLDGSATNCYTGKYGTQGTGSDFHNPFVLTCILPNVSAAQHTLQVALAGNSGGLAYLGWGRSNPLLLVEEIPNTGVTYSNTGFASGELSGNWSGVGVRQILHTVSAHGKTVKVTYSDTFRATYNCNGRWGAFQLYVDNQPSGCVVGQYSWNGGAAQDQHRPVNLTCIIPNLAAGIHTFAIWSSTLHGDGSSCGSNYFGWNRGQNLLLVEEMP is encoded by the coding sequence ATGTCCCAACCGTGGCGTTTCCGCCGGTCCGCCGTCACCGGATTCATCCTTGCACTCACGTCATGTGTCTCGCCTTCTGACCACGGCACCGACGGCAAGGATGCCTCCGTCCGGCTCACGCCAGAGCCTCCAGGCGCGCGCTGCCCGCAGGGAGGCACTGCGATCCAAACCGGCTTGGACGACAACGGGGATGGCGTGCTGAACGACAGCGAGGTCCAGCAAACCTCCTTCGTGTGCAGCGGTGGCAGCAATCCGAGCGGTCAGATGTCCCTCGTCAAGTTGCTCCCCGAAGAAAGCTCCACGCGGTGCGCCTCCGGTGGCATCGCCGTCCTGTCTGGCCTCGATTCAAACGCCGACGGCTTGCAGAATGACAGCGAAGTCACCAGCACTCAGTACCTCTGCAACAGTTCGGATGGATTGAACGGATCGGCCTACGTCGTCAAAATGCTGCCTGAATCGGCCGGGTCGAACTGCCCAGCAGGTGGGACCTCCATCCTCGGCGGCATCGATGTGAATACCGATGGGCAACTGAGCAGCCCCGAGGTGACCACCAAGCAATACGTCTGCCAGAGCGTCACGAGCCTGACGGGCGCCCAGGCTCTCATCCGGCTCGATGTGGAACCCAGCGGAGCCAACTGCAGTCAGGGCGGTACCGCCGTGAAGAGCGGCCTCGACTTGAATGCCAATGGCAAGCTTGACGTGGACGAAGTCTCCAACACCACCTTCGTGTGCAATGGGCTCCCCGGGCGCAACGGCAAGAACGCTCTGGTGCGGCTCGATTCCGAGCCCGCAGGTTCCACCTGCGCCTACGGTGGAACCTCCGTCAAGAGCGGCCTCGACTCGAATGGTGACGGAACCCTCAGCAACCAGGAAGTCCAGACGACTCAATTCATATGCAGTTCAGCCAATCTCTTCCGGACAAAGTGGGCGAGCAACCCAGCAGGCACCTACGCCTCCGGCGAGATCAGCAACGTGTGGGTTCCCGCTGGGCGCCGCATTTCGCTCTACAAGACCAGTGACACCTCACGTATCAAAATCACAGTCTCCGATGGCTTCAGGGTCGGAGCCAACTACGCCGCCGCAGGAGCTGGCACCTATTCCGTGCGAATGAACGGCAGCGGAATGGGCTGTGATGCCCAACAATACAACTGGAACGCATCCAGTTGGCTTCAAGACTACCACATGCCATTTGCGAACGTCTGTCTCACCGAGCAGCTCCCCAAAGGCCTTTACGAATTCGAGGTATGGGCTATCGCCAGCGGGGGAACCAGCTACGTTGGCGCCGGGACAGACCGGGCATTGCTCCTCGCCGAGGAACTGGATGCGCCCCATCCTTACGCTTTCTCGAAAGCGGGAGGCGACACCAGCGCCACGGGCACAGCGTACGTCAAGGCAACCGGACGCGAAGTCACTTTCGTGAAGCAAACCGCGTCGACGCTCCTCAAAGTGACGCTCGCGGACACCCTTCGCGTAGGGTATAATCAAAATGGAGGCTGGGGCACAGTGATGCTCTGGCTCGACGGGTCCGCTACCAATTGCTACACGGGCAAGTACGGCACCCAGGGTACCGGCAGCGATTTTCACAATCCCTTCGTCCTGACTTGCATCCTCCCGAATGTCTCCGCTGCCCAGCACACCCTGCAAGTTGCCCTTGCTGGGAACTCTGGCGGTCTTGCCTATCTTGGCTGGGGGCGAAGCAATCCGCTTCTCCTCGTCGAGGAAATTCCCAATACGGGTGTGACCTACTCCAACACGGGTTTCGCGAGCGGCGAGCTTTCCGGAAACTGGTCTGGCGTCGGCGTCAGGCAGATCCTTCACACCGTCAGCGCTCACGGAAAAACGGTGAAAGTCACCTACTCGGACACCTTCCGCGCGACTTACAACTGCAACGGGCGTTGGGGGGCCTTCCAGTTATACGTCGACAATCAGCCTTCTGGGTGTGTCGTTGGCCAGTATTCTTGGAATGGAGGCGCTGCACAGGACCAGCATCGCCCTGTGAACCTGACGTGCATCATCCCAAACCTTGCAGCCGGTATTCACACATTCGCGATCTGGTCGAGCACCTTACATGGTGATGGAAGTTCCTGCGGTTCCAATTATTTTGGTTGGAACCGTGGACAGAACCTCTTGCTGGTCGAGGAGATGCCGTAG
- a CDS encoding MG2 domain-containing protein, which produces MRFPSPPRALLTLLAMGLTVPALLPSVLAAKATTDSLGGSPRYLTFVSTDKPLYRPGEQVLARGLVLEANSRKPHPGSAQATIEIRGPKGDVVTSAQVQLQDSVWGYRWLVPPDMAGGEYTLKVTSPWQGEAPAERKFDVRAYRAPRLKSQIEFLREGYGPGDTVTATLDVKRAEGGVPAGAKVTATALVDGVSVAQVPGTVNEKGLCTVSFKLPVNIERGEGSLAFAIEDGGVVETAAKTLPILLQTLDIAFYPEGGDLVAGLPTRVYFQAKTPAQKPADLTGVVIDPSTGQEVSRVRSEHEGRGRFELTPKAGAKYALRIDEPSGIRKTFPLPEVKTRGGALRSSDEVIPAGKPVSLSVALAGMSRARVTLNQREVQVASAEVSPQGTVTLDPKGADGVLVATLWDPEGRPLAERLVFRQPAKAIAIEVRTDKKSYVPGDTVQLTARATQEGKPVSAVVMLTVTDDAMLELIEKRDQAPQLPVMVLLEPEVQELADAQIYFDEKNPKSKQAVDLLLGTQGWRRFALTDAESFISQYGDAARRALAVRTSPPVPAAVAAMPEAFADGVVAAPRGGVAPAQDKPRPSKASKPKEVMAPRPPPVAQAAPPPPPAVPQQEAKRDRSAAKPVANRAERRARPEPQAIMAMEEDMEAPAWNQPMVYFREYAHAARPDRRPGDRVDFAETLYWNAGVRTNAQTGEARISFALNDSVTTFKAFAGAVGNDGALGSTVASLESVQPFYAEPKLPLEVTSGDIIQLPVALVNGTSAALKGAAVKALLTGDVRVSSVGTVDLAAKERARRIIELKIGQESKPLPLMLTATAGDYSDTVTRTLTIQPNGFPLRTSFGGLLSAQKPAVHTVNLPANLVRGSIRTSITVYPSPLANLTESLARLIQEPSGCFEQTSSTTYPMTMAQQYFQSHSGVDPKLVASAREKLDAGYKRLTGFECSEKGYEWFGENPGHEALTAFGLLHFTDMKQVREVDAAMIERTRAWLMRQRDGQGGFARKRRALHTWLEDPDTSNAYILWALMESAGRPVPELSREVAALKQTAVKSQNSYVLALAANVLALAGDGTEARKLMERLAAKQGPNGTVEGGTQSIVGSQGNALAIETTALAVLAWLREPDRAGNVERSMKFLADSCQGGRYGSTQSTVLALRAIVAYDKARAAKRAPGSVRVYVNGQPVGSAIPFTAASQEALKLPDVSELLAPGERKLELRMEGGSQLPYSMEVVYHALVPASSPETQLTLEVALAKGALTEGEPTEARVTVSNKTDETLPTAVAIFGVPGGLEVRHDQLKELVKQKTVDSYEVIGRDVVLYWRGVEPRKRLSVPLSLIAAVPGTYTGPASRAYLYYTDEHKTWLDGVKVAIAPRK; this is translated from the coding sequence ATGCGCTTTCCCTCGCCCCCCCGGGCCCTGTTGACGCTGCTCGCCATGGGCCTGACCGTTCCCGCCCTTCTTCCCTCCGTGCTCGCCGCCAAGGCGACCACGGACTCCCTCGGCGGGTCCCCCCGCTACCTGACCTTCGTCAGCACCGACAAGCCTCTGTACCGCCCCGGCGAACAGGTGCTGGCCCGGGGCCTCGTGCTCGAAGCCAACAGCCGCAAGCCCCACCCCGGCTCGGCGCAGGCCACCATCGAGATTCGCGGCCCCAAAGGGGACGTCGTCACCTCTGCACAGGTCCAGCTCCAGGACTCCGTCTGGGGCTACCGGTGGCTCGTCCCCCCCGACATGGCGGGCGGGGAATACACCCTCAAGGTCACCTCCCCCTGGCAAGGGGAAGCCCCCGCGGAACGGAAGTTCGATGTGCGGGCTTACCGGGCTCCCCGGCTCAAGTCGCAGATCGAGTTCCTCCGGGAGGGCTACGGCCCCGGTGACACGGTCACCGCCACCCTCGACGTCAAGCGCGCCGAAGGCGGTGTTCCCGCGGGCGCCAAGGTCACCGCCACCGCGCTCGTCGATGGGGTCTCCGTGGCCCAGGTGCCTGGCACCGTCAATGAGAAGGGGCTCTGCACGGTCAGTTTCAAGCTGCCCGTGAACATCGAGCGCGGAGAGGGCTCCCTCGCCTTTGCCATCGAAGATGGCGGCGTGGTGGAGACCGCCGCGAAAACCCTCCCCATCCTCCTCCAGACGCTGGACATCGCCTTCTATCCCGAGGGAGGCGACCTCGTCGCGGGGCTGCCCACCCGCGTCTACTTCCAGGCAAAGACGCCCGCCCAGAAGCCCGCGGACCTGACGGGTGTGGTGATCGACCCCTCCACCGGCCAGGAAGTCTCCCGGGTGCGCTCGGAGCACGAGGGGCGCGGCCGCTTCGAGCTGACCCCCAAGGCCGGTGCGAAGTACGCGCTGCGCATCGACGAGCCCTCGGGCATCCGGAAGACCTTTCCCCTGCCCGAAGTGAAGACCCGAGGCGGGGCGCTCCGCTCCAGCGACGAGGTCATCCCCGCAGGCAAGCCCGTCTCGCTCTCCGTGGCACTCGCGGGCATGAGCCGGGCGCGGGTGACGCTGAACCAGCGCGAGGTGCAAGTCGCCTCGGCCGAAGTGAGCCCGCAGGGCACCGTGACGCTCGATCCCAAGGGCGCGGACGGTGTGCTCGTGGCGACCCTCTGGGACCCCGAGGGCCGCCCCCTGGCGGAGCGGCTCGTGTTCCGCCAGCCCGCGAAGGCGATCGCCATCGAGGTCCGCACGGACAAGAAGAGCTACGTGCCAGGCGACACCGTGCAGCTCACGGCCCGGGCAACCCAGGAGGGCAAGCCGGTCTCCGCGGTGGTGATGCTCACCGTCACCGACGATGCGATGCTCGAACTCATCGAGAAGCGCGACCAGGCACCGCAACTCCCCGTGATGGTGCTGCTGGAGCCCGAGGTGCAAGAACTCGCCGACGCCCAGATCTACTTCGACGAGAAGAACCCCAAGTCGAAACAAGCGGTGGACCTGCTCCTGGGGACCCAGGGATGGCGGCGATTCGCCCTCACCGACGCGGAGAGCTTCATCTCCCAGTACGGTGATGCGGCCCGGCGTGCCCTGGCGGTCCGGACCTCGCCCCCTGTGCCTGCCGCCGTGGCGGCCATGCCCGAGGCCTTCGCCGATGGGGTGGTGGCCGCGCCTCGCGGGGGAGTCGCTCCTGCTCAAGACAAGCCCCGCCCCTCCAAGGCCTCCAAGCCCAAGGAGGTCATGGCGCCCAGGCCTCCCCCCGTGGCCCAAGCCGCACCGCCGCCTCCTCCGGCCGTCCCCCAGCAGGAGGCCAAGCGAGACCGGTCCGCAGCCAAGCCCGTCGCGAACCGGGCGGAGCGCAGGGCGCGGCCGGAGCCCCAGGCCATCATGGCCATGGAGGAGGACATGGAGGCGCCAGCGTGGAATCAGCCCATGGTCTATTTCCGCGAGTACGCGCACGCGGCGCGGCCGGACCGCAGGCCCGGAGACCGCGTGGACTTCGCGGAGACGCTCTACTGGAACGCGGGGGTGCGCACCAACGCCCAGACCGGTGAGGCCCGGATCTCCTTCGCCCTGAATGACTCGGTCACCACCTTCAAGGCCTTCGCCGGCGCGGTGGGCAACGACGGCGCCCTCGGCTCCACCGTGGCGAGCCTCGAATCCGTGCAGCCCTTCTATGCCGAGCCGAAGCTCCCGCTGGAGGTCACCTCGGGAGACATCATCCAACTCCCGGTCGCCCTGGTGAACGGCACCTCGGCAGCCCTCAAGGGGGCGGCCGTGAAGGCCCTCCTGACGGGCGACGTCCGCGTCTCCAGCGTGGGGACGGTGGACCTCGCCGCGAAGGAGCGTGCCCGGCGCATCATCGAGCTGAAGATCGGCCAGGAGTCGAAGCCCCTCCCCCTGATGCTCACGGCCACCGCGGGGGACTACTCGGACACGGTGACCCGCACGTTGACGATCCAGCCGAACGGTTTTCCCCTGCGCACCTCGTTTGGCGGACTCCTCTCCGCCCAAAAGCCCGCCGTGCACACCGTGAACCTGCCGGCCAACCTGGTGCGCGGCAGCATCCGCACCTCCATCACCGTGTACCCCAGCCCTCTGGCCAACCTGACCGAGTCCCTGGCCCGGCTCATCCAAGAGCCCTCCGGTTGCTTCGAGCAGACAAGCTCTACCACCTACCCGATGACGATGGCGCAGCAGTACTTCCAGTCCCACAGCGGGGTGGATCCGAAGCTGGTGGCCTCGGCGCGCGAAAAGCTGGATGCCGGCTACAAGCGCCTGACCGGCTTCGAGTGCTCGGAGAAGGGCTACGAGTGGTTCGGCGAGAACCCCGGCCACGAGGCGCTGACGGCGTTCGGCCTGCTGCACTTCACCGACATGAAGCAGGTGCGCGAGGTGGACGCGGCGATGATCGAGCGCACGCGCGCCTGGCTGATGCGGCAGCGCGACGGCCAGGGAGGCTTCGCCCGCAAGCGCCGCGCGCTCCACACCTGGCTGGAGGACCCCGACACCTCGAATGCCTACATCCTCTGGGCGCTGATGGAGAGCGCGGGCCGCCCGGTCCCGGAGCTTTCCCGGGAGGTGGCCGCGCTGAAGCAGACGGCGGTGAAGAGCCAGAACAGCTACGTGCTGGCGCTCGCGGCGAACGTGCTGGCGCTCGCCGGAGACGGCACCGAGGCCCGGAAGCTGATGGAGCGGCTCGCCGCGAAACAGGGTCCCAACGGCACGGTGGAGGGCGGCACGCAGTCCATCGTGGGCAGCCAGGGCAACGCGCTGGCCATCGAGACCACCGCGCTGGCGGTGCTCGCCTGGCTGAGGGAGCCTGACCGCGCGGGCAACGTGGAGCGCTCGATGAAGTTCCTGGCGGACTCGTGTCAGGGAGGCCGCTACGGCTCGACGCAGAGCACGGTGCTCGCGCTGCGCGCCATCGTCGCCTATGACAAGGCCCGCGCGGCGAAGCGGGCCCCCGGCTCGGTGCGGGTCTACGTCAATGGCCAACCCGTGGGCAGCGCCATTCCCTTCACGGCCGCCTCCCAGGAGGCCCTCAAGCTCCCCGACGTGTCCGAGCTGCTCGCCCCGGGTGAGCGGAAGCTCGAACTGCGCATGGAGGGCGGCTCGCAACTGCCGTACTCCATGGAGGTCGTCTACCACGCGCTGGTTCCCGCCAGCTCGCCGGAGACCCAGCTCACGCTGGAGGTGGCCCTGGCCAAAGGCGCGCTCACCGAGGGAGAGCCCACCGAAGCGAGGGTGACGGTCTCCAACAAGACCGACGAGACCCTGCCCACCGCCGTGGCCATCTTCGGCGTCCCTGGAGGGCTGGAGGTACGGCACGACCAGCTCAAGGAGCTGGTGAAGCAGAAGACGGTGGACTCCTACGAGGTGATTGGCCGGGACGTGGTCCTCTACTGGAGAGGCGTGGAGCCCCGAAAGCGGCTCAGCGTTCCTCTGTCTCTGATTGCGGCGGTTCCCGGCACGTACACAGGCCCCGCGAGCCGCGCCTACCTCTACTACACGGACGAGCACAAGACGTGGCTTGACGGCGTGAAGGTGGCGATCGCTCCCAGGAAGTAG
- a CDS encoding multidrug efflux RND transporter permease subunit, which translates to MNISEPFIRRSVATTLLATAILLAGATAYTQLPVAPLPRVDFPTINVSANLPGASPRTMASAVATPLERRFGRIAGVNEITSTSTLGSTSITLQFDLDRDVDAAGRDVQAAINAAGGELPTNLPSRPTYRKVNPADAPILILALTSPTLPLAQIYDAANSVLAQKIAQVPGVGQVFVGGGQNPAVRVQVDPMALAGVGLGLEDVRAALAQASIDRPKGVLNGPQQAMVLAATDQLLEAPLYEDIVLAFNNGAPVRLRDVGRVFQGVENERVAAWTDGQRSISLIIRRQPGANVIDVIERVKALLPSLSNSISPAIDVKVVLDRSSSIRASVSDVKLSLLLSVALVVWVVFVFLRSARATVIPSVSVPLALIGTFAVMYLCGYSIDNLSLMALTISTGFVIDDAIVVTENIARYVEQGDTPLQAALRGTKQIGFTIISITVSLLAVFIPLLLMGGIVGRLFREFAVTLSVAIMTSALVSLTLTPMLAARLLRRTAVRKHDWFESVFQRLLNAYDRALSVVLRHPAVTLLVLAATVTFNIYLYVVVPKGLFPQQDTGALTGISDGPQDISFPAMMERQEAANEIIRRHPAVSHYTAFIGGSTLNTGNAFIELKPAHQRRQSSDQVIAELRSQLSRTPGIQVFLQSVQDVRMGGRMSRTQYQYSLQDENLTELQSWAPRMLEKLRTLPELRDLASDQQTSGLELTGTIDRDTAARLGISPALIDQTLYDAFGQRQVSTLFTPTTQYRVVLGVDPNFSAHPDALNQIFIRPPTGSPVPLTTVVQFQPHSTLLSVNHQGQFPAVTLSFNLAPGVALGQAVNAIKQAQADIGLPASVSAQFQGTAEAFTESLSREPLLVLAALLTVYIVLGVLYESYVHPLTILSTLPSAGVGALLALMLFGMELSIIALIGIILLIGIVKKNGILMVDFALEAERSQGLSVREAIHGACLVRFRPILMTTLAAILGGLPLALGHGSGSEFRRPLGVAIVGGLILSQLLTLFSTPAVYLVLGGLARRRARGGPSHVPVTGQTQGS; encoded by the coding sequence GTGAACATCTCGGAACCCTTCATCCGGCGCTCGGTCGCCACCACCCTGCTCGCCACGGCCATCCTCCTCGCGGGCGCGACGGCCTACACCCAGCTCCCCGTCGCGCCGCTGCCTCGCGTCGACTTTCCCACCATCAATGTCAGCGCCAACCTCCCTGGCGCCAGCCCACGGACGATGGCCTCCGCCGTCGCCACGCCGCTGGAGCGGCGCTTCGGGCGTATCGCGGGAGTCAACGAGATCACCTCCACGAGCACCCTGGGTAGCACTTCGATTACCTTGCAGTTTGATCTGGACCGCGATGTGGACGCAGCCGGGCGCGACGTCCAGGCCGCCATCAACGCCGCCGGCGGCGAGCTGCCCACCAACCTGCCGAGCCGTCCCACCTATCGCAAGGTGAACCCCGCCGACGCGCCCATCCTCATCCTGGCGCTGACCTCCCCCACGCTGCCTCTGGCACAGATATACGATGCCGCCAACAGCGTCCTCGCCCAGAAGATCGCTCAGGTGCCCGGGGTGGGCCAGGTCTTCGTCGGCGGTGGGCAGAACCCGGCCGTGCGCGTCCAGGTCGATCCCATGGCACTCGCCGGCGTGGGCCTGGGCCTCGAGGATGTCCGCGCCGCGCTCGCGCAGGCGAGCATTGATCGGCCCAAGGGGGTGCTCAATGGTCCCCAGCAGGCGATGGTGCTCGCCGCGACCGACCAACTTCTGGAGGCTCCGCTCTACGAGGACATCGTCCTTGCGTTCAACAACGGCGCGCCGGTGCGGCTACGGGATGTCGGGCGTGTCTTCCAGGGCGTGGAGAACGAGCGGGTGGCGGCATGGACGGACGGCCAGCGATCCATCTCGCTCATCATCCGGCGCCAGCCCGGCGCCAACGTCATCGACGTGATCGAGCGGGTGAAGGCGCTGCTGCCTTCGCTGTCGAACTCCATCTCGCCGGCCATCGACGTCAAGGTGGTGCTGGATCGCAGCAGTTCCATCCGCGCCTCGGTCTCCGACGTGAAGCTGTCGCTGCTGCTCAGCGTGGCGCTGGTGGTGTGGGTGGTGTTCGTCTTCTTGCGCAGCGCCCGCGCCACGGTCATCCCCAGCGTCTCCGTGCCACTCGCGCTGATCGGCACGTTCGCGGTGATGTACCTTTGCGGATACAGCATCGACAACCTCTCGTTGATGGCACTCACCATTTCCACCGGCTTCGTCATCGACGACGCGATCGTGGTCACCGAGAACATTGCCCGCTACGTCGAGCAAGGTGACACCCCACTCCAGGCCGCGCTCCGGGGCACGAAGCAAATCGGCTTCACCATCATCTCCATCACCGTGTCACTGCTCGCGGTCTTCATTCCCTTGCTGCTCATGGGCGGCATCGTCGGGCGTCTCTTCAGGGAGTTCGCGGTGACCCTGAGCGTGGCGATCATGACCTCCGCGTTGGTGTCGCTCACGTTGACGCCCATGTTGGCTGCGCGCTTGCTGCGCCGCACAGCGGTCCGGAAACACGATTGGTTCGAGTCAGTTTTCCAGCGCCTGCTGAACGCCTACGATCGCGCGCTGAGTGTCGTGCTGCGCCACCCCGCGGTGACGCTGCTGGTGCTGGCGGCGACAGTCACCTTCAACATCTACCTCTACGTGGTGGTACCCAAGGGGCTCTTCCCGCAGCAAGATACCGGCGCCCTCACCGGAATCTCCGACGGGCCTCAGGACATCTCCTTCCCTGCCATGATGGAGCGCCAGGAAGCGGCCAACGAGATCATCCGGCGCCATCCCGCCGTCAGCCACTACACCGCCTTCATCGGAGGGAGCACCCTCAACACCGGCAACGCCTTCATCGAGCTCAAGCCGGCCCACCAGCGCCGCCAGAGCTCGGACCAGGTGATCGCCGAGCTGCGAAGCCAACTCTCAAGAACCCCTGGCATCCAGGTCTTCCTTCAGTCGGTGCAAGACGTGCGCATGGGAGGACGCATGTCGCGCACACAGTACCAATACTCCCTCCAGGACGAGAACCTCACCGAGCTTCAAAGCTGGGCTCCGCGCATGCTCGAGAAGCTCCGGACCCTGCCCGAGCTGCGCGATCTGGCGAGCGACCAACAGACCTCGGGGTTGGAGCTCACCGGAACCATCGACCGCGACACGGCCGCACGCCTCGGAATCTCTCCCGCGCTCATTGATCAGACCCTCTACGATGCCTTCGGACAACGTCAGGTCTCGACGCTCTTCACGCCCACCACGCAATACCGCGTGGTGCTGGGGGTTGATCCCAACTTCTCCGCACACCCCGATGCGCTCAACCAGATTTTCATCCGCCCGCCGACGGGCAGCCCCGTGCCGCTGACGACCGTCGTTCAGTTCCAGCCCCACTCGACGTTGCTCTCGGTGAACCACCAAGGCCAGTTCCCCGCGGTGACACTCTCGTTCAACCTTGCTCCAGGAGTGGCGCTCGGGCAGGCGGTGAATGCCATCAAGCAGGCCCAGGCAGACATCGGCCTTCCCGCAAGCGTGAGCGCCCAATTCCAAGGGACGGCAGAGGCCTTCACCGAATCGCTCTCCCGCGAGCCGCTCCTGGTTCTCGCCGCGCTCCTCACCGTCTACATCGTGCTCGGTGTCCTCTACGAGAGCTACGTGCACCCGCTCACGATCCTCTCCACGCTGCCCTCGGCGGGGGTGGGAGCCCTGCTCGCGCTCATGCTCTTCGGAATGGAGTTGAGCATCATCGCGCTCATTGGAATCATCCTGCTCATCGGAATCGTGAAGAAGAATGGAATCCTGATGGTGGACTTCGCGCTGGAGGCCGAGCGCAGCCAAGGGCTCTCGGTGCGAGAAGCGATCCATGGAGCCTGTCTGGTGCGCTTTCGCCCCATTCTCATGACGACGCTCGCAGCAATCCTGGGAGGGCTCCCGCTCGCCTTGGGCCACGGCTCCGGCTCGGAGTTCCGCAGACCACTGGGGGTTGCCATCGTGGGCGGGCTGATTCTCTCCCAGCTCCTCACGCTCTTTTCCACACCAGCCGTCTATCTGGTGCTGGGTGGACTGGCGCGGAGACGGGCCCGTGGCGGCCCGTCTCACGTCCCCGTGACTGGGCAGACCCAAGGCTCGTAG